The sequence TTTGTTCATGGGCTATATCCTCCTCTTTAGGTTATTCATCTCAGGTTTTCTTTTCGAGATCGCTTCCCCTCTTTGCATGGTGCAAAAAGGGTCTACACTTTGGCGATACACTTAATCTCAACCATCAACTCAGGGAATGCCAGACGCTGAATTTGCACGATAGTGCTTGCCACAAGCGGGGTGCCGGAAAAGACCGCCTGCCGGCACTTCACCGCCGCAGCGAAGGCCGCCTCCATATCAGTGACAAAGAGCACCTCATCGACGATGTTGGCCATCGTAGCGCCATACTGTGCGAGCACCTTCTGGACGTTGGCATAGGCTTGGCGCATCTGCATTTCTATATCCCCGGGCCCGACGATAGTGCCTGTGTCGTCATGGCTCACCTGTCCAGAGAGATAGATGGTGTCTCCGACCTTCACTGACTGTGAGTACCCGTACTCTTGCTCCCAAGGCATAGTAAGGCTTTTTGCTTCCTTACTGATCGTCATAAAACACCTCCTACGGGGTTAACCGTGACATAGCTGAACTCACCGGCATCAGCTGGGGCGCGTGGCGCTGTCAGCTCGATGCCGTTGTTAGGCAGCGACGGTATCTCTGCATAGCTTACGCAGGGCGTCCCATGTCGAAGACAGTCTCCCGGAAGGATTTTCCCGTCTCGCATCTCACATTACCTAACCAGTTATTAAACAGCCATCTTATAAGTGCAATTCCGGCTCATGTCATTCCGACTTCCGCACCAAAAGGCCTTCGGCCTTCCGGGTGTTTCTCCCTGTTGCTGCTCGTCCGATTTCCTCTGCTGCTGTCGTTCTGCCCATGCATGCAGAAGTTCACTGCCCAGCTTCCGTAACTCCTCAATTGCACGCTGCTCGGCGTCATC is a genomic window of Nitrospirota bacterium containing:
- a CDS encoding RidA family protein, which translates into the protein MTISKEAKSLTMPWEQEYGYSQSVKVGDTIYLSGQVSHDDTGTIVGPGDIEMQMRQAYANVQKVLAQYGATMANIVDEVLFVTDMEAAFAAAVKCRQAVFSGTPLVASTIVQIQRLAFPELMVEIKCIAKV